The Bacteroidota bacterium DNA window TTCTCTGAAGGAATTGAGCATGGACATATCCATGTTCACAAACATCAGAATGCAGCTTTCCCATTGGGGATGATGCTGGGACTTTGCTTGCACAGTTTTCTCGAAGGAATGCCCTTGATCCAGAAATTTCAGGAATCAAGCACACAACGATCTTTACTGACAGGAATTATTTTACATCATATTCCGGTTGCTGTTGCTTTGATGAGTATGCTGATGCAATCAGGCGTTAAAAAACTCACTGCTATTTCTTTTCTCTTAATATTTGCTGCAATGGCTCCTGCAGGTGCACTTAGCAGTTATCTGATCAGCACCGGTGACATTGAAAATCTGCCACGTTTTTTCAATCAGATGATGGCTGTTGTAATCGGGATCTTTTTACACATCTCTACTACAATCTTATTTGAAACGTATGAACAACATCGGTTCAATTATTTGAAGCTACTTATCATTTTGCTTGGTGGATTGCTGGCATTTCTTTCTTGAAATTTGTAAGTAGTGAGTGGTAAGTGGTGAGTGGCACTACATACTTTAAATTATAATGCAGTTCATCTAATTGATACTTACCAAAATAAATATTTCATCGTTCATTTTTTCTATTTTATGCTGTTTATCATTCTTTTTTGAGGTACTGTTTCAGTACCTTTGCAAAAAATCTGAATACAAATCACAAAAAATATGTCATTAGTAGGAAAAAAAGCCCCATCATTTAAAGCCAAAGCGGTTGCTTTCGGCGATCAATTCATTAACGACTTTACGTTGGATTCTTATCTTGGAAAAAAAGATGTAATATTCTTTTTCTATCCAAAAGATTTCACTTTCGTTTGTCCAACAGAACTTCATGCTTTCCAGGAAAAATTAGCTGAGTTCGAAAAAAGAAATGTAGCTGTTGTTGCATGTTCTACAGATACTGAACAATCACATTGGGGCTGGTTACAGGTTCCGAAAAATCAAGGCGGTATTAAAGGTGTTACATATCCAATCGTTGCTGATACTACAAAAACAATTGCTATCAACTACGGTGTTCTTTCAGGAGAATACGAATATAACGACGAAGGACAACTTACTGCAACCGGTCCGATGATCGCTTTCCGCGGATTATTCCTCATCGACAAAACCGGAAAAGTTCGTCATGAGTTGATCAACGATCTGCCACTAGGAAGAAATGTCGACGAAGCATTACGTATGGTCGATGCCCTGCAATTCTTCGAAGAAAACGGCGAAGTCTGTCCTGCAAACTGGACCAAAGGACACGAGGGTATGAAAGAGTCGCATGATGGAGTTGCCGCGTACCTATCTAAAAACTAAAACTGCGTTGAAAGAAATGAAATGAAATGAAGTGAAATAAATGAAGTAGAATGAAGAGAAATGAAGTGAAATACCTCCCGACCTCTTTCATTTCACTTCTTTTCACTTCTTTTCACTTCTTTTCACTTCATTTCACTTCATTTCACTTCATTTCACTTCATTATACTTCATTATACTTCATTATACTTCATTTCACTTCATTTTCTAAGTTTCATTTCTTTTTGGCTTCATTCCAGTACACATCCATTTCCTCAAGTGTCATATCACTGAGGCTTTTTCCGTTTTTCTTTGCGGCTTCTTCTAAATATTGAAAACGGTAGATGAATTTTTTATTTGTTCTTTCTAACGCTTCATCGGGATTGATGTTTTTAAAACGACCGAAGTTGATCAGACTGAATAACAGATCACCGAATTCTTCTTCCATGTGTTTCTGATCACCGGCATCAGCAGCTTGTTTAAATTCGCCTAACTCCTCTTCTACTTTTTCCCAAACCTGATGTGGTTCGTCCCAGTCGAACCCTACTCCTCTTGCTTTTTCCTGAATACGCATAGCTTTGACCATTGCCGGAAGTGAACGTGGTACTCCTGAGAGAACAGATTTATTTCCTTCTTTCAGTTTCAATTGCTCCCAGTTGCGTTTTACATCTTCTTCATTCTCCACTTTCACATCGCCATAAATATGCGGATGACGATAGATCAGTTTCTCGCATTGTGCATTGATCACTTCTGCTATATCAAACACTTTCTGTTCTTCAGCGATCTTTGCATAAAATACAAGATGCAGCATCAGGTCACCAAGTTCTTTCTTGATGGATTGCATATCGTTTTCAATGATTGAATCCGCTAACTCATAGGTCTCTTCAATCGTCAAATGGCGCAAACTATCTATTGTCTGTTTCATGTCCCATGGACACTTCGCTCTCAACTCATCCATAATCGTTGACAATCTTTCAAACGCTGCTGCTCTATCTGTCATATTCTTATTTTAGTGTATCAAAAATGCATATTTAATTTCGCATTTGCTGCAACAAAACAACCTGCTTCTTGTTATTAATGAACGAACTAATCAACATGAGTGTTAAAAACCTTGAATTCAAACATCACCTCCCGATCGACATTAAAACCGCGTGGACTTTCTTCAGCGATCCGGCAAATCTTTCAAAGATCACTCCGCCGGAAATGAATTTTATCATTCATACCGACACGAAAAATAAACCTACCTACGCCGGACAAATGATCGTTTACACTGTCTCTCCGGTATTCAATATTCCTATGAAATGGGTCACCGAGATCACTCATGTCCATGAACCACATTTCTTCGTCGACGAACAAAGAAAAGGTCCCTACAAAATGTGGCATCATCAACATCACTTCAAAGAAGTCGATGGTGGCGTAGAGATGACAGATATTTTACATTACGAAATTCCTTTCGGCTTTATCGGAAATTTTCTGAATACACTTTTCATCGAAAAAAAAATAAAAGCAATTTTTGAATTCAGAACAACCGCTTTAGAAAAACTTTTAGGAAAATAATAGGTAATCGTTTATAAAGAAAGGTACAAAACAAAAAAAGTGACAACCAATAGTCATCACTCTTAATTTATATCTCTATGAAATGAGAAAGAGTTTGTGATAGTAACCTGTGCTAATCACTACTTACTACTCACTACTCACAATATTTTAATTCAACTTATAAGGTACCACCAGCTGAAACTCCGGTATCCTCACATAAAACTGTTTACTGTCGATCAGTCTTTCCATCAGATAACTTCCATACATTTTTCCGATCTCTGAATCCAGATTACATCCTGAAATATATTGATATGCTTCACCGGTTCCGATGATTGGTTTTTCACCGATCACTCCTTCACCTTCTACCTGACGATTTGTTGCATTTGAATCGATGATGAACCAGTTGCGTCGACAAAGTCGTATGGAGTATTCACTGTTATTAGTGATTGTTATTCTGTATGCAAAAATGTGTTGACTTTGATCGGCATTACTTTGATCCGGTCTGTAGTATACTTCTACACTTACTTTAACGCCTGATGTTACCTGAGTAATCATATATCCTTGAATTATGAATCAAATATATAAAACGTAAAAAATTAAACGTAAGATTTTTGACAAACTATCGGATTTGGGAGGTAAATCGATGTTAATTGACGAGGAGATGGACCGGGATTTTAAAAATTTTAAGGATTTGATTTTGGGGTGGGGGAAGATTTGGTTTAATTGGAAAAAAAAACCCCAGAAGGTCATTTGTGACCTGAAAAAAACCAGATATTGCCGGATTACCGGGATTTTAAAGATGAAGATTTCAGAATTGATTAGTCAAGGAAATCTTAAAAGGAAAATGAATTAAATAAAATAAAAAACAAAAAATACGACGACAGAAACAAAAATCAATAACTCGATAAACGCTGCGAATCTGGTGTTTCTCAACGTTCGTCGGTTCGATTTTTTACGGCTGAGGTAGACCTCAAGTGTATTGTGCGCAGTGACCATTAATAGTGCAATATAAAAAACTATTCCATTGCGGTCAACTGTTCGAAGACCTCTTCCCACTCTTTCGTGATTTCTTTCAGGATTGTTTCGTGATGATTGAAATTTTCCATCGCTTTCTGGAATTTATCGGCATTTTGGTAGATTTCAGGGTCTCCGAGGTGCTTTTCCAGGTCTTCTTTCGTTTTTTTAGCCTTTTGAAGATTTTCTTCTAAAGTCTTAAAACGGGTATCTAACTTCTTTTTTAACTTCTTCTGGTCGTCACTTTGCTCGACTTTCTGCTCAGCTTTCTTCTTTTCTTTCTCTTTCTTTACTGTGTCAGATTTGGTCTTATCAATTGCTTTCTGCTCTTTTTGACGTTGCTCTGCCCAGTATTCATATTCATCATAAGGCCCCAGATATTCTTTTACTTCCTGATTCTCTATCCACCAGATCTTATTTGCAACCTGCGACAAAAAGAACCGGTCATGAGATACAATAATAAATGAACCTTCATATTCTGCAAGTACCTGAATTAATATTCCGACCGATTGCATGTCAAGGTGATTCGTTGGCTCATCGAGAATTAAAAAATTCGCTTTACTCAACATCGTCTTCGCCAAAGCAACGCGTGACTTCTCGCCTCCTGATAATACTTTGATCTTTTTAAATACTTCATCACCTGAAAATAAAAATGCTCCAAGAATAGAGCGAAGCTCTACATCTTTTTTTGTCGGTGCAAACTCTGCTAATTCCGTGATCAGATCATTATTCAGATTCAAACTTTCAAGCTGATGCTGAGCGAAAAAAGATGTCACAACATTATGTGTCGGTTCATGTTTTCCAACAAAAGGTTCCGAACCGAAGATCATTCGCAACAACGTCGACTTACCTCTAC harbors:
- a CDS encoding peroxiredoxin, which produces MSLVGKKAPSFKAKAVAFGDQFINDFTLDSYLGKKDVIFFFYPKDFTFVCPTELHAFQEKLAEFEKRNVAVVACSTDTEQSHWGWLQVPKNQGGIKGVTYPIVADTTKTIAINYGVLSGEYEYNDEGQLTATGPMIAFRGLFLIDKTGKVRHELINDLPLGRNVDEALRMVDALQFFEENGEVCPANWTKGHEGMKESHDGVAAYLSKN
- a CDS encoding SRPBCC family protein, producing the protein MSVKNLEFKHHLPIDIKTAWTFFSDPANLSKITPPEMNFIIHTDTKNKPTYAGQMIVYTVSPVFNIPMKWVTEITHVHEPHFFVDEQRKGPYKMWHHQHHFKEVDGGVEMTDILHYEIPFGFIGNFLNTLFIEKKIKAIFEFRTTALEKLLGK
- the apaG gene encoding Co2+/Mg2+ efflux protein ApaG, with protein sequence MITQVTSGVKVSVEVYYRPDQSNADQSQHIFAYRITITNNSEYSIRLCRRNWFIIDSNATNRQVEGEGVIGEKPIIGTGEAYQYISGCNLDSEIGKMYGSYLMERLIDSKQFYVRIPEFQLVVPYKLN
- the mazG gene encoding nucleoside triphosphate pyrophosphohydrolase; this encodes MTDRAAAFERLSTIMDELRAKCPWDMKQTIDSLRHLTIEETYELADSIIENDMQSIKKELGDLMLHLVFYAKIAEEQKVFDIAEVINAQCEKLIYRHPHIYGDVKVENEEDVKRNWEQLKLKEGNKSVLSGVPRSLPAMVKAMRIQEKARGVGFDWDEPHQVWEKVEEELGEFKQAADAGDQKHMEEEFGDLLFSLINFGRFKNINPDEALERTNKKFIYRFQYLEEAAKKNGKSLSDMTLEEMDVYWNEAKKK
- a CDS encoding ZIP family metal transporter, encoding MPLYAYLLLFGTIVLSGLSFFAFKTVGAKQLKLLLSFSGSYLFALTVLHLIPDVYHNGDHSIGIFIFIGFFLQICLEFFSEGIEHGHIHVHKHQNAAFPLGMMLGLCLHSFLEGMPLIQKFQESSTQRSLLTGIILHHIPVAVALMSMLMQSGVKKLTAISFLLIFAAMAPAGALSSYLISTGDIENLPRFFNQMMAVVIGIFLHISTTILFETYEQHRFNYLKLLIILLGGLLAFLS